The segment GGCGGCCGGTAGACCTCGCCAGGGAAAACCGTCACTGCCACCGGAACGGTGATGGGAGAATTCATTGCCGGGGCGCTACTGGCTTCCCAGTAGATCCGTCCGCTCGACTCGCCTGTATTTGTGAGCCAAGAGAGCGAGATGTTGTCAAGGATCGCATTACGGCCGAGTGCTCGCTCCGGATCGCCACGCGTGAATACCCAGTCGGCCTGCTTGTCATAGATCCACGCTGTCAGCCCCACTGGCGAATCGGCCAGGCCAAAGGCAATGGTTTGCGGCCGCGTTTGCATGATGGCCGCGTAACCGAATCCCCGGTTGAGAAAATCCCTCGCGTCGTCGAACACTTGCCTTTCTTCAGGGGTCAGGATTGACGGCGCAGGGTCCCCGCTTTTCAGCGCCATGGCTATCGCCGGTGGCAACGTGGTGGC is part of the Cupriavidus necator genome and harbors:
- a CDS encoding epoxide hydrolase, with protein sequence MIPSVPGFGFSQKPTDTGWHPGRIARAWDVLMKRLGYARYVSQGGDWGAIISDALGSLAPEGLLGIHVNRIERATTLPPAIAMALKSGDPAPSILTPEERQVFDDARDFLNRGFGYAAIMQTRPQTIAFGLADSPVGLTAWIYDKQADWVFTRGDPERALGRNAILDNISLSWLTNTGESSGRIYWEASSAPAMNSPITVPVAVTVFPGEVYRPPKQWLERAYQNLIYYRRVEKGGHFAAWEEPELFSAELRSGFRSLRNA